The following are from one region of the Novosphingobium humi genome:
- a CDS encoding pyridoxal phosphate-dependent aminotransferase: protein MNISQALSRIQPSRTNAMTDRAIALREEGRDIISLSVGEPDFPTPPHVVAAMKDALDAGDTRYTAVAGTAALRRASALHYERDLGLKVAPSQVLVSSGGKQSIFLALMATLNPGDDVLIPAPWWVSYPEIVRFSGASVVPVATYAADGFRLSADALAAAITPRTRWLLLNSPGNPTGATYSAADLQALGEVLRRHPQVLVLSDDIYAPLRYKDAVHATLAVECPDLANRVLTVSGVSKSHAMTGLRIGVAAGPEWLIGAMGRLQSHVSGNACSISQAGAVAAFEGPQEFLLDWREKFRARRDLCVEAINAIPGLSTPIPDGAFYCMIDAAPLMPRFGDDEALAMHLLENGVAIVAASAFGGAHCGFAGFRISFAADEAKLTQAFARIASALK, encoded by the coding sequence ATGAACATCTCCCAGGCCCTCTCGCGCATCCAGCCCTCGCGCACCAACGCCATGACCGACCGCGCCATCGCGCTGCGCGAGGAAGGCCGCGACATCATCTCGCTCTCGGTGGGCGAGCCGGATTTCCCCACCCCGCCCCATGTGGTGGCCGCGATGAAGGATGCGCTGGATGCGGGTGACACGCGCTATACGGCGGTGGCCGGAACGGCGGCGCTGCGGCGCGCCTCGGCGCTGCATTATGAGCGCGATCTGGGCCTCAAGGTCGCGCCTTCGCAGGTGCTGGTGTCCTCGGGCGGGAAGCAGTCGATCTTTCTTGCGCTGATGGCCACGCTCAATCCGGGCGATGACGTGCTGATCCCCGCGCCATGGTGGGTGTCCTATCCCGAAATCGTGCGCTTTTCAGGTGCCAGCGTCGTGCCGGTGGCGACCTATGCGGCCGATGGTTTCCGGCTTTCGGCCGATGCTCTGGCCGCTGCGATCACACCCCGGACGCGCTGGCTGCTGCTCAACAGCCCCGGCAATCCGACGGGCGCGACCTACAGCGCCGCCGATTTGCAGGCCTTGGGCGAGGTGCTGCGCCGCCATCCTCAAGTGCTGGTGCTGAGCGACGATATTTACGCACCGCTGCGCTATAAGGACGCGGTTCACGCCACGCTGGCGGTGGAATGCCCCGATCTGGCGAACCGCGTGCTGACCGTTTCGGGCGTGTCGAAGAGCCATGCGATGACAGGCTTGCGCATCGGCGTGGCGGCGGGGCCGGAATGGCTGATCGGCGCGATGGGGCGGCTCCAGAGCCATGTGTCGGGCAATGCCTGCTCGATCTCGCAGGCGGGCGCGGTGGCCGCGTTTGAAGGGCCGCAGGAATTCCTGCTCGACTGGCGCGAGAAATTCCGGGCGCGGCGCGATCTGTGCGTCGAGGCAATCAATGCGATTCCCGGCCTGTCCACCCCCATCCCCGATGGCGCGTTTTACTGCATGATCGACGCTGCGCCCCTGATGCCCCGCTTTGGCGATGATGAGGCGCTGGCCATGCATCTGCTGGAAAACGGCGTGGCGATTGTCGCGGCCAGCGCCTTTGGCGGGGCGCATTGCGGCTTTGCCGGTTTCCGCATCTCCTTTGCTGCCGATGAGGCCAAGCTGACGCAGGCCTTCGCCCGGATTGCTTCGGCCCTCAAATGA
- a CDS encoding RluA family pseudouridine synthase, producing MNIPILFEDGEALIVNKPAGLPLDRPRKGGVALEDFLPDLRLGFAREPLPVHRLDQDTSGCLLLARNPKAHKRFCAAFEARVVSKRYLGVVNGPVRKESGTISLNLLKTSSKYGGWRIVASHEGKPAVTHWRKIAEVDGMTLVEFRPETGRTHQIRVHAQKGLGSALVGDPIYGDGTGAARTMLHAVELTVLREGKPPIHAVAPLPEDFIELGFEEGMDLAKVWDQKEEDAGE from the coding sequence ATGAACATTCCCATCCTGTTTGAAGACGGCGAAGCGCTGATCGTCAACAAGCCCGCGGGCCTCCCCCTCGACCGTCCGCGCAAGGGCGGCGTGGCTCTGGAAGATTTCCTTCCCGATCTGCGCCTTGGCTTTGCGCGCGAACCTTTGCCTGTGCATCGGTTGGATCAGGATACGTCCGGCTGCCTGCTGCTGGCGCGCAATCCCAAGGCGCACAAACGATTCTGCGCCGCGTTTGAGGCGCGCGTGGTGTCCAAGCGCTACCTTGGCGTGGTCAACGGGCCGGTGCGCAAGGAATCGGGCACGATTTCGCTCAACCTGCTCAAAACCTCCAGCAAATATGGCGGGTGGCGCATCGTCGCCTCGCACGAGGGCAAGCCCGCCGTCACCCATTGGCGTAAGATCGCCGAGGTGGACGGGATGACGCTGGTCGAATTCCGCCCCGAAACGGGCCGCACCCACCAGATCCGCGTCCATGCGCAAAAGGGCCTCGGCTCGGCGCTGGTGGGCGATCCGATCTATGGCGACGGCACGGGCGCGGCGCGCACGATGCTTCACGCGGTCGAGCTGACCGTCCTGCGCGAGGGCAAGCCGCCGATCCATGCCGTGGCGCCTCTCCCTGAGGATTTCATCGAATTGGGATTTGAGGAAGGGATGGATTTGGCGAAGGTCTGGGATCAGAAGGAAGAAGACGCAGGCGAGTGA
- the arfB gene encoding alternative ribosome rescue aminoacyl-tRNA hydrolase ArfB, with amino-acid sequence MPRIPVTRSISLDESELVESTTRSSGPGGQHVNTTDSAVILKFDVAASPSLPDAVKYRLARIAGSRMTAEGVIVLRSEGSRSQLVNRQDVRARLIAMIVEATFVPKARKATKPTKASQTRRMDGKARRSSVKQGRGKWKE; translated from the coding sequence ATGCCCCGCATCCCCGTCACCCGCTCGATCAGCCTCGATGAAAGCGAACTCGTCGAAAGCACAACCCGCTCCTCCGGGCCGGGCGGACAGCATGTGAACACCACAGACAGCGCGGTGATCCTCAAATTCGATGTCGCGGCCTCGCCCTCGCTGCCCGATGCGGTCAAATACCGCCTCGCGCGCATCGCCGGTTCGCGCATGACGGCCGAGGGCGTGATCGTGCTGCGCTCTGAAGGCTCGCGCTCGCAATTGGTCAATCGGCAGGATGTGCGCGCGCGCCTGATCGCCATGATCGTCGAGGCGACCTTTGTCCCCAAGGCGCGCAAGGCCACCAAGCCGACCAAAGCCTCGCAGACCCGCCGCATGGACGGGAAAGCGCGGCGGTCCTCGGTCAAGCAAGGGCGGGGGAAGTGGAAGGAATAA
- a CDS encoding ArsR/SmtB family transcription factor, with protein MTQNLLIDPLLRALADPTRLRIMRLLAAMELAVGELAQVLGQSQPRVSRHVKILCDAGLAERRKEGSWVFLKIAGFAPDGPSLRAASARLLAAAEGEDADFAAQCAEDRRRLAAIRAGREAASAQYFARHAEEWDQIRSLLSPDEPVEEALGRLLPASLGQLLDIGTGTGRMAQCFAPRAAHVTALDKSPDMLRIARTRLQDLPAGLVDLVQGDFAALPFADAAFDTLLMHQVLHYAQAPETVLAQAARVARPGAYLAIVDLAAHAHEELRERHAHARLGFSDEQMAQWFAAAGFSADAPLALEGGQLTVKIWTGRRLPENAGAAPSNAKVSA; from the coding sequence ATGACACAGAACCTGCTCATAGACCCTCTTTTGCGCGCGCTGGCCGATCCCACGCGGCTGCGCATCATGCGCCTGCTGGCCGCGATGGAGCTGGCCGTGGGCGAATTGGCGCAGGTTCTGGGGCAAAGCCAGCCGCGCGTGTCGCGCCATGTCAAGATCCTGTGCGATGCGGGCCTTGCCGAAAGACGCAAGGAGGGAAGCTGGGTCTTCCTGAAAATCGCGGGATTTGCGCCCGATGGCCCTTCCCTGCGCGCCGCCAGCGCCCGCCTGCTGGCCGCCGCCGAGGGCGAGGACGCCGATTTCGCCGCCCAATGCGCCGAGGACCGCCGCCGACTGGCCGCGATCCGCGCCGGGCGCGAGGCGGCTTCGGCCCAATATTTCGCCCGCCACGCCGAGGAATGGGACCAAATCCGTTCGCTGCTCAGCCCCGATGAGCCGGTGGAGGAGGCGCTGGGCCGCCTGCTACCCGCCTCGCTGGGCCAATTGCTGGACATCGGCACGGGCACGGGGCGGATGGCGCAATGTTTCGCGCCCCGCGCCGCCCATGTGACGGCACTGGACAAAAGCCCCGACATGCTGCGCATCGCGCGCACCCGGCTTCAGGATCTGCCCGCGGGCCTTGTCGATCTGGTGCAGGGCGATTTTGCCGCTCTGCCCTTTGCCGATGCCGCGTTTGACACGCTGCTGATGCATCAGGTGCTGCATTATGCCCAGGCGCCGGAGACCGTGCTGGCCCAGGCCGCGCGCGTGGCCCGGCCCGGCGCGTATCTGGCCATCGTCGATCTGGCCGCGCATGCCCATGAGGAATTGCGCGAACGCCATGCCCATGCCCGCCTCGGCTTTTCCGACGAGCAGATGGCGCAATGGTTTGCCGCCGCAGGATTTTCCGCCGATGCGCCCCTCGCGCTCGAGGGCGGACAATTGACAGTCAAGATCTGGACCGGGCGCCGCCTGCCTGAAAACGCAGGCGCCGCCCCAAGCAATGCAAAGGTTTCCGCATGA
- the metF gene encoding methylenetetrahydrofolate reductase [NAD(P)H], with the protein MNASYEALNEARKALDAPLFAGLPGDILVSFEFFPPKSDAMMAQLWEVVETLAPLDPAFVSVTYGAGGTTRDRTHGTVARIISEARLPAAAHLTCVDASKAEVNAVAEAYWEAGVRHIVALRGDMGQPGAPFVPHPEGYQNAADLVAGLKRVAPFEISVAAYPEKHPDSADVDADIDNLKRKLDAGATRAISQFFFEPETFFRYRDRLAAAGIDAPVLPGILPVSNFAQTRKFAAACGAAIPAWMEGLFDGLDTHPPARALVAATIAAEFCRKLYAGGVRDFHFYTLNRAELSYAICHLLGVRPNPARIVAQEKAA; encoded by the coding sequence ATGAACGCCAGCTATGAAGCGCTGAACGAGGCCCGCAAGGCGCTGGACGCGCCGCTGTTTGCCGGGCTGCCGGGCGATATTCTCGTATCGTTCGAATTCTTTCCGCCCAAGAGCGATGCGATGATGGCGCAATTGTGGGAAGTGGTGGAAACGCTGGCCCCGCTCGATCCGGCCTTTGTCTCGGTCACCTATGGCGCGGGCGGCACCACGCGGGATCGCACCCATGGCACGGTGGCGCGCATCATTTCCGAGGCGCGCCTGCCCGCCGCCGCGCATCTGACCTGTGTGGACGCCAGCAAGGCCGAAGTGAATGCCGTGGCCGAGGCATACTGGGAGGCGGGGGTGCGCCACATTGTCGCGCTGCGCGGCGACATGGGCCAGCCGGGCGCGCCCTTTGTGCCGCATCCGGAGGGGTATCAGAATGCCGCCGATCTGGTGGCGGGGCTGAAGCGCGTGGCGCCGTTTGAAATCTCGGTCGCGGCCTATCCCGAAAAGCACCCCGATTCGGCCGATGTGGACGCTGATATCGACAATCTGAAACGCAAGCTGGACGCAGGCGCCACCCGCGCGATCAGCCAGTTCTTTTTCGAGCCTGAAACCTTCTTCCGCTATCGTGACCGTCTGGCCGCGGCGGGCATTGATGCGCCGGTGCTGCCGGGCATCCTGCCGGTGTCGAATTTCGCCCAGACGCGCAAATTTGCCGCCGCCTGCGGCGCGGCCATCCCGGCGTGGATGGAAGGGTTGTTCGACGGGCTCGACACCCACCCGCCGGCGCGCGCGCTGGTGGCGGCGACGATTGCCGCCGAGTTCTGCCGCAAGCTCTATGCGGGCGGGGTGCGTGATTTCCACTTCTACACGCTCAACCGCGCAGAACTCTCCTATGCCATCTGTCATCTGCTGGGGGTGCGCCCCAACCCCGCGCGGATCGTTGCCCAAGAAAAGGCTGCCTGA
- a CDS encoding homocysteine S-methyltransferase family protein: MSLIPSAARKALLEQSTQRILITDGAFGTEIQNYGLSEADYAGNLGLGHDQKGNNDILALTKPEVPEAIHRAYFAAGADIAETNTFSANRISQADYGAEHLVREINVESAKLARRVADEFTAKDGRPRFVAGAIGPTNKTLSLSPDVNDPGFREIDWDHLVDVYAEQVEALVEGGADFILIETVFDTLNAKAGIMAVRHVEQKLGREIPIMLSMTLTDLSGRNLSGHTVEAFWWAVRHARPVTIGLNCSFGATQLRPHVKALSEIADTLIMVYPNAGLPNELGAYDELPETTAGLVKEWADAGQVNVLGGCCGSTPAHIAAMARAVSGLPSRQLPGLTPVTRLAGLEPFIFA, from the coding sequence ATGTCTCTGATTCCTTCCGCCGCTCGCAAGGCTTTGCTTGAGCAGTCCACGCAGCGCATCCTGATCACCGATGGCGCCTTTGGCACCGAGATCCAGAATTACGGCCTGTCCGAGGCTGATTATGCCGGCAATCTGGGCCTTGGCCATGATCAAAAGGGCAACAATGACATCCTCGCGCTGACCAAGCCGGAGGTGCCCGAGGCGATCCACCGCGCCTATTTCGCCGCCGGGGCCGATATTGCCGAAACCAACACCTTTTCCGCCAACCGCATTTCGCAGGCCGATTACGGGGCGGAACATCTGGTGCGCGAAATCAACGTGGAAAGCGCGAAGCTCGCTCGCCGCGTCGCCGATGAATTCACCGCGAAAGATGGTCGCCCCCGTTTTGTGGCGGGCGCCATCGGGCCGACGAACAAGACGCTCTCGCTGTCGCCTGACGTCAACGACCCCGGCTTTCGCGAGATCGACTGGGACCATCTGGTCGATGTCTATGCCGAGCAGGTCGAGGCGCTGGTCGAGGGCGGGGCCGATTTCATCCTGATCGAGACGGTGTTCGACACATTGAACGCCAAGGCGGGCATCATGGCCGTGCGCCATGTCGAGCAAAAGCTGGGGCGGGAAATCCCGATCATGCTCTCGATGACGCTGACCGACCTTTCGGGCCGCAATCTGTCGGGCCATACGGTCGAGGCTTTCTGGTGGGCGGTGCGCCATGCGCGGCCTGTCACCATCGGCCTCAACTGCTCGTTTGGCGCCACGCAATTGCGCCCGCATGTCAAGGCTTTGTCCGAAATCGCCGATACGCTCATCATGGTCTATCCCAATGCGGGCCTGCCCAATGAGCTGGGCGCCTATGACGAACTGCCCGAAACCACGGCGGGGCTGGTCAAGGAATGGGCCGACGCGGGCCAGGTCAACGTGCTTGGCGGATGCTGCGGTTCGACGCCTGCGCATATTGCCGCCATGGCGCGCGCGGTGTCCGGCCTGCCCTCGCGGCAATTGCCCGGCCTGACGCCGGTGACGCGCCTTGCCGGTCTTGAACCCTTTATCTTTGCCTGA
- the metH gene encoding methionine synthase: protein MTTQSSARFVNVGERTNVTGSAAFKKLILAGDYAKAIEVARQQVENGAQIIDVNMDEGLLDAHAAMTTYLKLIASEPDIARVPIMIDSSKWNVIEAGLKCVSGKPIVNSISMKEGEEAFLAQARKCMDYGAAVVVMAFDEKGQADTRERKVEICCRAYKLLTGIGFPPEDIIFDPNVFAVATGIEEHDRYALDFIEACRDIKEACPHVHISGGLSNLSFSFRGNEPVRRAMHSVFLYHAIPAGMDMAIVNAGQIDIYDQIDAALREAVEDVILMRPVEGDLTATERLIALAESYKGQDKAAEKAAEEWRSYDVVKRLEHALVKGIDAYIVEDTEEARLAYARPIEVIEGPLMAGMNRVGDLFGSGQMFLPQVVKSARVMKKAVAHLIPFIEAAKEEGAKAKGRIIMATVKGDVHDIGKNIVGVVLQCNGYEVIDLGVMVPWSKIIETAQKEEVDIIGLSGLITPSLDEMVTVAEEMQRAGMTIPLLIGGATTSKVHTALRIDPAYDGPVVHVLDASRAVGVASQLLSDTQAEGFIAATADEYEAVRIARAGKGGSKLLSIADARANAFVIDPAQKAPAPAKPGLHRYDDWSLTDLVDYIDWTPFFRAWELAGTYPAILDDEVVGESARSLYADAQKMLAKIIEEKWLTARGVCAFWPAHREGDDILLEDGTRLPMLRQQFIKSRGRANFCLSDFIDTSDDWLGGFAVGIHGIEPHLERFKADHDDYSDILLKALADRFAEAFAERMHAHVRRELWGYAAGEQLTNEALIREQYRGIRPAPGYPACPDHTLKPILFDLLKATDNAGLVLTESQAMLPTAAVSGFYFAHPESQYFGVATIGEDQLADYAERRGQTIEETRRWLRPNLD, encoded by the coding sequence ATGACGACTCAAAGTTCCGCCCGTTTTGTCAATGTGGGCGAGCGCACCAATGTCACCGGTTCGGCGGCGTTCAAGAAGCTCATTCTGGCGGGCGATTATGCCAAGGCCATCGAGGTTGCCCGCCAGCAGGTGGAAAATGGCGCGCAGATCATCGACGTCAACATGGACGAGGGCCTGCTCGACGCCCATGCGGCGATGACGACCTATCTGAAACTGATCGCCTCGGAGCCCGACATCGCCCGCGTGCCGATCATGATCGACAGTTCCAAGTGGAACGTGATCGAGGCGGGGCTGAAATGCGTGTCGGGCAAGCCGATCGTCAATTCGATCAGCATGAAGGAGGGCGAGGAGGCTTTCCTGGCCCAGGCGCGCAAATGCATGGATTATGGCGCGGCCGTGGTGGTCATGGCCTTTGACGAAAAGGGCCAGGCCGACACGCGCGAACGCAAAGTGGAAATCTGCTGCCGCGCCTACAAGCTGCTGACCGGCATCGGTTTTCCGCCCGAAGACATCATCTTTGACCCCAACGTCTTTGCGGTCGCCACCGGCATCGAGGAACACGACCGCTATGCGCTCGATTTCATCGAGGCCTGCCGCGACATCAAGGAGGCCTGTCCGCATGTCCATATCAGCGGCGGCCTGTCGAACCTGTCCTTCTCTTTCCGCGGCAATGAGCCGGTGCGCCGGGCGATGCACAGCGTGTTCCTCTATCACGCCATTCCGGCGGGCATGGACATGGCCATCGTCAATGCGGGCCAGATCGACATCTATGACCAGATCGACGCCGCGCTGCGCGAGGCGGTCGAGGATGTGATCCTGATGCGGCCGGTGGAAGGGGATCTCACCGCCACCGAGCGGCTGATCGCGCTGGCCGAGAGCTATAAGGGGCAGGACAAGGCCGCCGAAAAGGCCGCCGAGGAATGGCGCTCCTATGATGTGGTGAAACGCCTCGAACATGCGCTGGTCAAGGGCATCGACGCCTATATCGTCGAGGACACCGAAGAGGCCCGCTTGGCCTACGCCCGCCCGATCGAGGTGATCGAGGGGCCGTTGATGGCGGGCATGAACCGCGTGGGCGACCTGTTCGGTTCGGGCCAGATGTTCCTGCCGCAGGTGGTGAAATCGGCGCGCGTGATGAAGAAGGCCGTGGCCCATCTCATCCCCTTTATCGAGGCGGCCAAGGAAGAAGGCGCCAAGGCCAAGGGCCGCATCATCATGGCCACCGTCAAGGGCGACGTTCACGACATCGGCAAGAACATCGTGGGCGTGGTCCTGCAATGCAACGGCTATGAGGTGATCGACCTTGGCGTGATGGTGCCGTGGAGCAAGATCATCGAGACGGCGCAAAAGGAAGAGGTCGATATCATCGGCCTGTCGGGCCTGATTACGCCTTCGCTCGACGAAATGGTGACCGTGGCCGAGGAAATGCAGCGCGCAGGGATGACGATTCCCTTGCTGATCGGCGGGGCGACGACGTCCAAGGTTCACACCGCGCTGCGCATCGATCCGGCCTATGACGGGCCGGTGGTGCATGTGCTGGACGCCAGCCGCGCGGTGGGCGTGGCCAGCCAGTTGCTGTCCGACACGCAGGCCGAGGGTTTCATCGCGGCCACGGCGGACGAATATGAAGCCGTGCGGATTGCGCGTGCAGGCAAGGGCGGATCGAAATTGTTGTCCATCGCGGATGCGCGGGCCAATGCCTTTGTGATCGACCCCGCGCAAAAGGCCCCGGCCCCGGCCAAGCCCGGACTGCATCGCTATGACGACTGGAGCCTGACCGATCTGGTCGATTATATCGACTGGACGCCTTTCTTCCGCGCATGGGAACTGGCGGGCACCTATCCGGCCATCCTCGACGATGAAGTGGTCGGGGAATCGGCGCGCAGCCTTTATGCCGATGCGCAAAAGATGCTCGCGAAGATCATCGAGGAAAAATGGCTGACCGCACGCGGCGTCTGCGCCTTCTGGCCCGCGCATCGTGAGGGCGATGACATTCTTCTGGAGGATGGCACCCGCCTGCCCATGCTGCGCCAGCAGTTCATCAAGAGCCGGGGCCGCGCCAATTTCTGCCTGTCCGACTTCATCGACACATCGGACGACTGGCTGGGCGGGTTTGCCGTGGGCATCCATGGGATCGAGCCGCATCTCGAACGCTTCAAGGCGGACCATGATGATTACAGCGACATTCTCTTGAAAGCTCTGGCCGACCGCTTTGCCGAGGCCTTCGCCGAGCGCATGCACGCCCATGTTCGCCGCGAATTGTGGGGCTATGCGGCGGGCGAGCAATTGACCAACGAGGCGCTGATCCGCGAGCAATATCGCGGCATCCGCCCCGCCCCCGGCTATCCGGCCTGCCCGGACCATACGCTCAAGCCAATCCTGTTCGATCTGCTCAAGGCCACCGACAATGCCGGACTGGTGCTGACCGAATCGCAGGCCATGCTGCCCACCGCGGCGGTCAGCGGCTTCTACTTCGCCCACCCGGAAAGCCAGTATTTCGGCGTGGCCACCATCGGCGAGGACCAGTTGGCCGATTATGCCGAAAGGCGCGGGCAGACCATTGAGGAAACCCGCCGCTGGCTGCGGCCCAATCTGGATTAA